One Lycium barbarum isolate Lr01 chromosome 5, ASM1917538v2, whole genome shotgun sequence genomic window carries:
- the LOC132641742 gene encoding uncharacterized protein LOC132641742 isoform X3, translating into MLMDESIANHSRRIPCPRPGRIWLEQRGIQRSLYWHIEARVVLDLQEFINSDNVRELHFSMVDGDFKKFEGKWSVRVGTSILFRSSTALLSYEVSVIPRFNFPAIFLERIIRSDLPVNLQALSCRAENSYQGDRSVSVTFADTYAEPGSSLISSKRDIDSVISHENRSSSENLKGKFVKATFGPLAPATSDASNNWGIFGKACRLDKPCVVDEVHLRRFDGLLENGGVHRCVVASITVKAPVREVWNVLTAYESLPEIVPNLAISKILSRDNNKVRILQEGCKGLLYMVLHARVVLDLSEHIEQEISFEQVEGDFDSFQGKWILEQLGSHHTLLKYSVESKMHKNSFLSEAIMEEVIYEDLPSNLCAIRDYIEKRETEKPLEKFNHDVCRESSVSSSMKDSSFYYDRPAGQNSDSSSLYSPRQRPKVPGLQRDIEVLKAELLAFISEHGQEGFMPMRKQLRKHGRVDIEKAITRMGGFRRIASLMNLSLAYKHRKPKGYWDSLENLQEEIGRFQKNWGMDPSYMPSRKSFERAGRYDIARALEKWGGLHEVSRLLTLKVRHPNRQATLAKEKKVELLANNVNCETTSSKPFVAQDAKKWLMKLKDLDINWVE; encoded by the exons ATGCTGATGGATGAATCAATTGCTAATCACAGTAGGCGAATTCCTTGTCCACGTCCTGGACGTATTTGGTTGGAGCAAAGAGGTATCCAACGATCGCTTTATTGGCACATAGAAGCTCGCGTTGTTTTGGATCTCCAAGAATTCATTAACTCG GATAATGTTCGCGAGCTCCATTTCTCTATGGTTGACGGCGACTTCAAGAAGTTTGAAGGCAAATGGTCTGTGAGAGTTGGAACAAG TATCCTTTTCAGGTCTTCAACAGCTCTACTAAGTTATGAAGTTAGTGTCATACCAAGATTCAACTTTCCTGCCATTTTCTTGGAGAGGATTATCAGGTCAGACCTCCCAGTAAATCTTCAAGCCTTGTCTTGTAGAGCTGAAAACAGTTACCAAGGTGATCGGAGTGTTTCTGTCACTTTTGCTGATACCTACGCGGAACCTGGTTCTTCCCTTATTTCCTCTAAGAGAGATATTGATAGTGTCATATCCCATGAGAATAGATCTTCCAGTGAAAACTTAAAGGGCAAGTTTGTCAAAGCCACTTTTGGCCCGTTGGCACCAGCTACAAGTGATGCGAGTAATAATTGGGGAATATTTGGGAAAGCTTGCAGACTTGACAAGCCATGCGTGGTGGATGAAGTCCATCTCCGTAGATTTGATGGTCTACTG GAAAATGGAGGTGTTCATCGCTGCGTTGTTGCTAGTATTACAGTAAAAGCTCCAGTTCGTGAAGTATGGAATGTTTTGACTGCTTATGAAAGTCTTCCTGA GATTGTTCCAAATTTAGCAATCAGTAAGATCTTATCCCGAGACAACAACAAAGTTCGCATTCTTCAG GAAGGATGCAAGGGTCTTCTATACATGGTACTCCATGCACGTGTAGTCCTAGACTTATCGGAACATATAGAGCAAGAAATTAGCTTTGAGCAGGTGGAAGGAGACTTCGATTCTTTTCAAGGAAAATGGATCTTAGAGCAATTAGGAAGTCATCATACTCTATTGAAGTACAGTGTGGAGTCAAAAATGCACAAGAATTCATTTCTTTCTGAAGCAATTATGGAAGAG GTCATATATGAGGACCTTCCCTCGAACTTATGTGCAATCCGAGATTACATTGAGAAAAGAGAGACCGAGAAACCCCTCGAGAAATTTAACCATGATGTATGCAGAGAGTCATCGGTTAGTTCATCAATGAAGGATTCATCTTTTTATTATGATAGGCCAGCTGGGCAGAATTCAGACAGTAGTAGTTTATATTCACCTAGACAAAGGCCAAAAGTTCCGGGGTTACAGAGGGATATTGAAGTTCTCAAAGCTGAGCTCTTGGCTTTTATCTCTGAACATGGACAAGAAGGATTTATGCCTATGAGAAAGCAACTCAGGAAACATGGAAGAGTGGATATTGAAAAGGCGATTACACGCATGGGAGGTTTTAGAAGAATTGCTTCATTAATGAATCTATCTCTTGCTTACAAGCACCGCAAACCAAAAGGTTATTGGGATAGCTTGGAAAACTTACAAGAGGAG ATTGGTCGCTTCCAGAAGAACTGGGGAATGGATCCATCATACATGCCCAGTAGAAAATCCTTCGAACGTGCAG GTCGTTATGATATTGCTCGTGCATTAGAAAAATGGGGTGGCCTTCATGAAGTTTCGCGTCTTCTAACACTTAAGGTAAGACATCCTAACAGACAAGCAACCCTTGCCAAAGAGAAGAAAGTTGAATTGTTAGCTAATAATGTAAATTGTGAAACGACATCGTCTAAACCTTTTGTTGCACAAGATGCCAAAAAATGGCTCATGAAACTCAAGGACTTGGACATAAATTGGGTGGAATGA
- the LOC132641742 gene encoding uncharacterized protein LOC132641742 isoform X1, with protein sequence MHSLCFRLIISPKNYEKNNKYSSFCSQSISKASFSSSEYIRFDAKNDNLSDKTYYYRKGGRGDVLGDGVNAIGVEKKVPCEVEVVSWRERRIKAEILVNADVDSVWNALTDYERLADFVPNLVSSRRIPCPRPGRIWLEQRGIQRSLYWHIEARVVLDLQEFINSDNVRELHFSMVDGDFKKFEGKWSVRVGTSILFRSSTALLSYEVSVIPRFNFPAIFLERIIRSDLPVNLQALSCRAENSYQGDRSVSVTFADTYAEPGSSLISSKRDIDSVISHENRSSSENLKGKFVKATFGPLAPATSDASNNWGIFGKACRLDKPCVVDEVHLRRFDGLLENGGVHRCVVASITVKAPVREVWNVLTAYESLPEIVPNLAISKILSRDNNKVRILQEGCKGLLYMVLHARVVLDLSEHIEQEISFEQVEGDFDSFQGKWILEQLGSHHTLLKYSVESKMHKNSFLSEAIMEEVIYEDLPSNLCAIRDYIEKRETEKPLEKFNHDVCRESSVSSSMKDSSFYYDRPAGQNSDSSSLYSPRQRPKVPGLQRDIEVLKAELLAFISEHGQEGFMPMRKQLRKHGRVDIEKAITRMGGFRRIASLMNLSLAYKHRKPKGYWDSLENLQEEIGRFQKNWGMDPSYMPSRKSFERAGRYDIARALEKWGGLHEVSRLLTLKVRHPNRQATLAKEKKVELLANNVNCETTSSKPFVAQDAKKWLMKLKDLDINWVE encoded by the exons ATGCATTCTCTGTGTTTCCGTTTGATAATCTCaccaaaaaactatgaaaaaaacaACAAATATTCATCTTTTTGTTCACAAAGTATATCTAAAGCAAGTTTTTCATCTTCAGAATACATTAGATTTGATGCAAAGAATGATAATCTGAGTGATAAAACATATTACTACAGAAAAGGAGGAAGAGGAGATGTGTTAGGAGATGGGGTTAATGCTATTGGAGTAGAGAAAAAGGTTCCATGTGAAGTGGAAGTGGTTTCATGGAGAGAAAGAAGGATTAAAGCTGAGATATTGGTGAATGCTGATGTTGATTCTGTTTGGAATGCTCTCACTGATTATGAAAGGCTTGCTGATTTCGTCCCAAATCTCGTTAGCAG TAGGCGAATTCCTTGTCCACGTCCTGGACGTATTTGGTTGGAGCAAAGAGGTATCCAACGATCGCTTTATTGGCACATAGAAGCTCGCGTTGTTTTGGATCTCCAAGAATTCATTAACTCG GATAATGTTCGCGAGCTCCATTTCTCTATGGTTGACGGCGACTTCAAGAAGTTTGAAGGCAAATGGTCTGTGAGAGTTGGAACAAG TATCCTTTTCAGGTCTTCAACAGCTCTACTAAGTTATGAAGTTAGTGTCATACCAAGATTCAACTTTCCTGCCATTTTCTTGGAGAGGATTATCAGGTCAGACCTCCCAGTAAATCTTCAAGCCTTGTCTTGTAGAGCTGAAAACAGTTACCAAGGTGATCGGAGTGTTTCTGTCACTTTTGCTGATACCTACGCGGAACCTGGTTCTTCCCTTATTTCCTCTAAGAGAGATATTGATAGTGTCATATCCCATGAGAATAGATCTTCCAGTGAAAACTTAAAGGGCAAGTTTGTCAAAGCCACTTTTGGCCCGTTGGCACCAGCTACAAGTGATGCGAGTAATAATTGGGGAATATTTGGGAAAGCTTGCAGACTTGACAAGCCATGCGTGGTGGATGAAGTCCATCTCCGTAGATTTGATGGTCTACTG GAAAATGGAGGTGTTCATCGCTGCGTTGTTGCTAGTATTACAGTAAAAGCTCCAGTTCGTGAAGTATGGAATGTTTTGACTGCTTATGAAAGTCTTCCTGA GATTGTTCCAAATTTAGCAATCAGTAAGATCTTATCCCGAGACAACAACAAAGTTCGCATTCTTCAG GAAGGATGCAAGGGTCTTCTATACATGGTACTCCATGCACGTGTAGTCCTAGACTTATCGGAACATATAGAGCAAGAAATTAGCTTTGAGCAGGTGGAAGGAGACTTCGATTCTTTTCAAGGAAAATGGATCTTAGAGCAATTAGGAAGTCATCATACTCTATTGAAGTACAGTGTGGAGTCAAAAATGCACAAGAATTCATTTCTTTCTGAAGCAATTATGGAAGAG GTCATATATGAGGACCTTCCCTCGAACTTATGTGCAATCCGAGATTACATTGAGAAAAGAGAGACCGAGAAACCCCTCGAGAAATTTAACCATGATGTATGCAGAGAGTCATCGGTTAGTTCATCAATGAAGGATTCATCTTTTTATTATGATAGGCCAGCTGGGCAGAATTCAGACAGTAGTAGTTTATATTCACCTAGACAAAGGCCAAAAGTTCCGGGGTTACAGAGGGATATTGAAGTTCTCAAAGCTGAGCTCTTGGCTTTTATCTCTGAACATGGACAAGAAGGATTTATGCCTATGAGAAAGCAACTCAGGAAACATGGAAGAGTGGATATTGAAAAGGCGATTACACGCATGGGAGGTTTTAGAAGAATTGCTTCATTAATGAATCTATCTCTTGCTTACAAGCACCGCAAACCAAAAGGTTATTGGGATAGCTTGGAAAACTTACAAGAGGAG ATTGGTCGCTTCCAGAAGAACTGGGGAATGGATCCATCATACATGCCCAGTAGAAAATCCTTCGAACGTGCAG GTCGTTATGATATTGCTCGTGCATTAGAAAAATGGGGTGGCCTTCATGAAGTTTCGCGTCTTCTAACACTTAAGGTAAGACATCCTAACAGACAAGCAACCCTTGCCAAAGAGAAGAAAGTTGAATTGTTAGCTAATAATGTAAATTGTGAAACGACATCGTCTAAACCTTTTGTTGCACAAGATGCCAAAAAATGGCTCATGAAACTCAAGGACTTGGACATAAATTGGGTGGAATGA
- the LOC132641742 gene encoding uncharacterized protein LOC132641742 isoform X4 has product MHSLCFRLIISPKNYEKNNKYSSFCSQSISKASFSSSEYIRFDAKNDNLSDKTYYYRKGGRGDVLGDGVNAIGVEKKVPCEVEVVSWRERRIKAEILVNADVDSVWNALTDYERLADFVPNLVSSRRIPCPRPGRIWLEQRGIQRSLYWHIEARVVLDLQEFINSDNVRELHFSMVDGDFKKFEGKWSVRVGTSILFRSSTALLSYEVSVIPRFNFPAIFLERIIRSDLPVNLQALSCRAENSYQGDRSVSVTFADTYAEPGSSLISSKRDIDSVISHENRSSSENLKGKFVKATFGPLAPATSDASNNWGIFGKACRLDKPCVVDEVHLRRFDGLLENGGVHRCVVASITVKAPVREVWNVLTAYESLPEIVPNLAISKILSRDNNKVRILQEGCKGLLYMVLHARVVLDLSEHIEQEISFEQVEGDFDSFQGKWILEQLGSHHTLLKYSVESKMHKNSFLSEAIMEEIGRFQKNWGMDPSYMPSRKSFERAGRYDIARALEKWGGLHEVSRLLTLKVRHPNRQATLAKEKKVELLANNVNCETTSSKPFVAQDAKKWLMKLKDLDINWVE; this is encoded by the exons ATGCATTCTCTGTGTTTCCGTTTGATAATCTCaccaaaaaactatgaaaaaaacaACAAATATTCATCTTTTTGTTCACAAAGTATATCTAAAGCAAGTTTTTCATCTTCAGAATACATTAGATTTGATGCAAAGAATGATAATCTGAGTGATAAAACATATTACTACAGAAAAGGAGGAAGAGGAGATGTGTTAGGAGATGGGGTTAATGCTATTGGAGTAGAGAAAAAGGTTCCATGTGAAGTGGAAGTGGTTTCATGGAGAGAAAGAAGGATTAAAGCTGAGATATTGGTGAATGCTGATGTTGATTCTGTTTGGAATGCTCTCACTGATTATGAAAGGCTTGCTGATTTCGTCCCAAATCTCGTTAGCAG TAGGCGAATTCCTTGTCCACGTCCTGGACGTATTTGGTTGGAGCAAAGAGGTATCCAACGATCGCTTTATTGGCACATAGAAGCTCGCGTTGTTTTGGATCTCCAAGAATTCATTAACTCG GATAATGTTCGCGAGCTCCATTTCTCTATGGTTGACGGCGACTTCAAGAAGTTTGAAGGCAAATGGTCTGTGAGAGTTGGAACAAG TATCCTTTTCAGGTCTTCAACAGCTCTACTAAGTTATGAAGTTAGTGTCATACCAAGATTCAACTTTCCTGCCATTTTCTTGGAGAGGATTATCAGGTCAGACCTCCCAGTAAATCTTCAAGCCTTGTCTTGTAGAGCTGAAAACAGTTACCAAGGTGATCGGAGTGTTTCTGTCACTTTTGCTGATACCTACGCGGAACCTGGTTCTTCCCTTATTTCCTCTAAGAGAGATATTGATAGTGTCATATCCCATGAGAATAGATCTTCCAGTGAAAACTTAAAGGGCAAGTTTGTCAAAGCCACTTTTGGCCCGTTGGCACCAGCTACAAGTGATGCGAGTAATAATTGGGGAATATTTGGGAAAGCTTGCAGACTTGACAAGCCATGCGTGGTGGATGAAGTCCATCTCCGTAGATTTGATGGTCTACTG GAAAATGGAGGTGTTCATCGCTGCGTTGTTGCTAGTATTACAGTAAAAGCTCCAGTTCGTGAAGTATGGAATGTTTTGACTGCTTATGAAAGTCTTCCTGA GATTGTTCCAAATTTAGCAATCAGTAAGATCTTATCCCGAGACAACAACAAAGTTCGCATTCTTCAG GAAGGATGCAAGGGTCTTCTATACATGGTACTCCATGCACGTGTAGTCCTAGACTTATCGGAACATATAGAGCAAGAAATTAGCTTTGAGCAGGTGGAAGGAGACTTCGATTCTTTTCAAGGAAAATGGATCTTAGAGCAATTAGGAAGTCATCATACTCTATTGAAGTACAGTGTGGAGTCAAAAATGCACAAGAATTCATTTCTTTCTGAAGCAATTATGGAAGAG ATTGGTCGCTTCCAGAAGAACTGGGGAATGGATCCATCATACATGCCCAGTAGAAAATCCTTCGAACGTGCAG GTCGTTATGATATTGCTCGTGCATTAGAAAAATGGGGTGGCCTTCATGAAGTTTCGCGTCTTCTAACACTTAAGGTAAGACATCCTAACAGACAAGCAACCCTTGCCAAAGAGAAGAAAGTTGAATTGTTAGCTAATAATGTAAATTGTGAAACGACATCGTCTAAACCTTTTGTTGCACAAGATGCCAAAAAATGGCTCATGAAACTCAAGGACTTGGACATAAATTGGGTGGAATGA
- the LOC132641742 gene encoding uncharacterized protein LOC132641742 isoform X2 codes for MHSLCFRLIISPKNYEKNNKYSSFCSQSISKASFSSSEYIRFDAKNDNLSDKTYYYRKGGRGDVLGDGVNAIGVEKKVPCEVEVVSWRERRIKAEILVNADVDSVWNALTDYERLADFVPNLVSSRRIPCPRPGRIWLEQRGIQRSLYWHIEARVVLDLQEFINSDNVRELHFSMVDGDFKKFEGKWSVRVGTRSSTALLSYEVSVIPRFNFPAIFLERIIRSDLPVNLQALSCRAENSYQGDRSVSVTFADTYAEPGSSLISSKRDIDSVISHENRSSSENLKGKFVKATFGPLAPATSDASNNWGIFGKACRLDKPCVVDEVHLRRFDGLLENGGVHRCVVASITVKAPVREVWNVLTAYESLPEIVPNLAISKILSRDNNKVRILQEGCKGLLYMVLHARVVLDLSEHIEQEISFEQVEGDFDSFQGKWILEQLGSHHTLLKYSVESKMHKNSFLSEAIMEEVIYEDLPSNLCAIRDYIEKRETEKPLEKFNHDVCRESSVSSSMKDSSFYYDRPAGQNSDSSSLYSPRQRPKVPGLQRDIEVLKAELLAFISEHGQEGFMPMRKQLRKHGRVDIEKAITRMGGFRRIASLMNLSLAYKHRKPKGYWDSLENLQEEIGRFQKNWGMDPSYMPSRKSFERAGRYDIARALEKWGGLHEVSRLLTLKVRHPNRQATLAKEKKVELLANNVNCETTSSKPFVAQDAKKWLMKLKDLDINWVE; via the exons ATGCATTCTCTGTGTTTCCGTTTGATAATCTCaccaaaaaactatgaaaaaaacaACAAATATTCATCTTTTTGTTCACAAAGTATATCTAAAGCAAGTTTTTCATCTTCAGAATACATTAGATTTGATGCAAAGAATGATAATCTGAGTGATAAAACATATTACTACAGAAAAGGAGGAAGAGGAGATGTGTTAGGAGATGGGGTTAATGCTATTGGAGTAGAGAAAAAGGTTCCATGTGAAGTGGAAGTGGTTTCATGGAGAGAAAGAAGGATTAAAGCTGAGATATTGGTGAATGCTGATGTTGATTCTGTTTGGAATGCTCTCACTGATTATGAAAGGCTTGCTGATTTCGTCCCAAATCTCGTTAGCAG TAGGCGAATTCCTTGTCCACGTCCTGGACGTATTTGGTTGGAGCAAAGAGGTATCCAACGATCGCTTTATTGGCACATAGAAGCTCGCGTTGTTTTGGATCTCCAAGAATTCATTAACTCG GATAATGTTCGCGAGCTCCATTTCTCTATGGTTGACGGCGACTTCAAGAAGTTTGAAGGCAAATGGTCTGTGAGAGTTGGAACAAG GTCTTCAACAGCTCTACTAAGTTATGAAGTTAGTGTCATACCAAGATTCAACTTTCCTGCCATTTTCTTGGAGAGGATTATCAGGTCAGACCTCCCAGTAAATCTTCAAGCCTTGTCTTGTAGAGCTGAAAACAGTTACCAAGGTGATCGGAGTGTTTCTGTCACTTTTGCTGATACCTACGCGGAACCTGGTTCTTCCCTTATTTCCTCTAAGAGAGATATTGATAGTGTCATATCCCATGAGAATAGATCTTCCAGTGAAAACTTAAAGGGCAAGTTTGTCAAAGCCACTTTTGGCCCGTTGGCACCAGCTACAAGTGATGCGAGTAATAATTGGGGAATATTTGGGAAAGCTTGCAGACTTGACAAGCCATGCGTGGTGGATGAAGTCCATCTCCGTAGATTTGATGGTCTACTG GAAAATGGAGGTGTTCATCGCTGCGTTGTTGCTAGTATTACAGTAAAAGCTCCAGTTCGTGAAGTATGGAATGTTTTGACTGCTTATGAAAGTCTTCCTGA GATTGTTCCAAATTTAGCAATCAGTAAGATCTTATCCCGAGACAACAACAAAGTTCGCATTCTTCAG GAAGGATGCAAGGGTCTTCTATACATGGTACTCCATGCACGTGTAGTCCTAGACTTATCGGAACATATAGAGCAAGAAATTAGCTTTGAGCAGGTGGAAGGAGACTTCGATTCTTTTCAAGGAAAATGGATCTTAGAGCAATTAGGAAGTCATCATACTCTATTGAAGTACAGTGTGGAGTCAAAAATGCACAAGAATTCATTTCTTTCTGAAGCAATTATGGAAGAG GTCATATATGAGGACCTTCCCTCGAACTTATGTGCAATCCGAGATTACATTGAGAAAAGAGAGACCGAGAAACCCCTCGAGAAATTTAACCATGATGTATGCAGAGAGTCATCGGTTAGTTCATCAATGAAGGATTCATCTTTTTATTATGATAGGCCAGCTGGGCAGAATTCAGACAGTAGTAGTTTATATTCACCTAGACAAAGGCCAAAAGTTCCGGGGTTACAGAGGGATATTGAAGTTCTCAAAGCTGAGCTCTTGGCTTTTATCTCTGAACATGGACAAGAAGGATTTATGCCTATGAGAAAGCAACTCAGGAAACATGGAAGAGTGGATATTGAAAAGGCGATTACACGCATGGGAGGTTTTAGAAGAATTGCTTCATTAATGAATCTATCTCTTGCTTACAAGCACCGCAAACCAAAAGGTTATTGGGATAGCTTGGAAAACTTACAAGAGGAG ATTGGTCGCTTCCAGAAGAACTGGGGAATGGATCCATCATACATGCCCAGTAGAAAATCCTTCGAACGTGCAG GTCGTTATGATATTGCTCGTGCATTAGAAAAATGGGGTGGCCTTCATGAAGTTTCGCGTCTTCTAACACTTAAGGTAAGACATCCTAACAGACAAGCAACCCTTGCCAAAGAGAAGAAAGTTGAATTGTTAGCTAATAATGTAAATTGTGAAACGACATCGTCTAAACCTTTTGTTGCACAAGATGCCAAAAAATGGCTCATGAAACTCAAGGACTTGGACATAAATTGGGTGGAATGA